A section of the Centroberyx gerrardi isolate f3 chromosome 8, fCenGer3.hap1.cur.20231027, whole genome shotgun sequence genome encodes:
- the LOC139926819 gene encoding uncharacterized protein LOC139926819: MMKTIILMLGPLCLCLAAPVHEAHERKARALAIQYQASFEDGILKVPIISHFPDPLMPNYVNPGYTMLQSPLQSPLQGRAPYSMYQPAASPTSSFYPSYSSVPSWYYCSLNPMYCQYPQNTQYPQNTQYAQYPQNPQQPQYSQHPQNPQQPQYSQHPQNPQQPQYSQYPQNPQQPQYSQHPQYAQYPQNPQQPQYSQHPQHSQYPRYPMTNPHYGNNLPLTPNIGVQPPIIVLERPARNAGGGSTRPATPATPAPASKATPVAQTTRSRGDGKA, from the exons ATGATGAAGACCATCATCTTGATGCTgggtcctctctgtctctgcctggcAGCTCCA GTGCATGAAGCTCATGAGAGGAAAGCCAGAGCGTTGGCCATTCAG TACCAGGCTTCTTTTGAGGACGGCATCCTCAAAGTGCCAATCATCAGCCACTTTCCTGACCCCCTTATGCCTAACTATGTGAACCCCGGCTACACCATGCTCCAAAGCCCTCTCCAAAGCCCTCTCCAAGGACGGGCCCCGTACAGCATGTACCAGCCTGCTGCAAGCCCCACCAGCTCCTTCTATCCCTCATACTCCTCAGTGCCTTCCTGGTATTACTGCTCCCTGAACCCCATGTACTGCCAGTATCCTCAGAATACTCAGTATCCTCAGAATACTCAGTATGCGCAGTATCCTCAGAATCCCCAACAACCCCAGTATTCCCAGCATCCTCAGAATCCCCAGCAACCCCAGTATTCCCAGCATCCTCAGAATCCCCAGCAAccccagtattcccagtatccTCAGAATCCCCAGCAACCCCAGTATTCCCAGCATCCTCAGTATGCTCAGTATCCTCAGAATCCCCAGCAACCCCAGTATTCCCAGCATCCCCAGCATTCCCAGTATCCCCGCTATCCCATGACAAATCCCCACTATGGAAACAACCTCCCTCTGACTCCCAACATTGGCGTCCAGCCGCCAATCATAGTGTTGGAGAGACCAGCCAGGAATGCCGGTGGAGGCTCTACTAgaccagcaacaccagcaacaccagcacCAGCGTCGAAAGCAACGCCGGTAGCACAAACTACTCGTTCACGTGGCGATGGGAAGGCATAA